The nucleotide sequence TAAGAGCATTTTAAATCCCGCCTTCACCGCCTTTTCTAATAATTCAGGATATTCTGCCAGATCGATCCTGGTCTGCGCCACAAAACGCTTCTTTATCTTTCGGGCTATTATAAGATCACATATCTCTTCAGACCTCTTGGGCTCGGTGAAGAAGTTATCGTCGCTGAAAAGTATAATACCGGCAGAGATGCTTTCTATTTCCTTGACCACGGATTCCGCGCTACGCGATGCGTAATCTCTTTTCTGCCCCAATGGATTTAAGTTAAATGTGCAAAATTTACAACTAAAAGGACAGCCCCTTGAGCTTAGGATTGTATCTATGGTTACACTTGTCACTTTCATGCCGTTTGACATTATGGAATATTCGTACTGTCTTAAACTACGATCCGGCGGCGTTATGGTATTTATATCGGGTAAAGGCCTATTCTTATTGTGAATCACTCTACCGCCAGCCCTGTAAGAAATCCCAAGTATTTTTTCAAGCGGCTCGTCTTTGGCTATTTCCTTTATAGTCTCTTCGCCTTCCCCCCTTACTATGATATTCACTTTTGGGCATCTTTTAAATATCTCTTCGACATCCTCCGTAGCCTTATATCCGCCTACGACCAAAGGTATCTCGTCCGGCATTAAATTCAGAAGCCCATAGACCTCATCCACCTGACGGTTCCACGAGACGCTTACGCATATTATATCTATATCCTTGCGTATAAAATCCATAAGCTTTTCGGTATCGCACAACATTTTATCGTACCTTAGATCGACAATTGTAACTTTGCCAACATGACCCTTAGCGCTTGTGGCCACGTACTCCAGGCCTGTGGGCGGGAATAGGCACATCCCTGTGCTGTTTTCGATATAAGGGTATAAGAATAAAGCATGCTTATATTTCATCTATATGACGGCCTTTCCTTAAAAATTTTGGAAATTTGAATCGTCGTAGGCGAATTCATAAACTCCGTAGAGATTCAGGTAGATTATTGTTTAGATTATAGCACTTGTTTTCCACCGCGTCCACAGCTAAAACTGACCTACCCCGAACACAATCCCAGGCACGTCCATACAGGGGGAGCCACTGCAGAAGTATTCGAAGCCGAGCGGGGAGGAATGATTTACTTCCTTTACAGTACTTTCAAGAGTATAATCTAATCTCAAATATAAGAAATACCAGTCTGGCGTTCCTATAGGCGAACCCCATGGGCCAGAAAAAAATGGAACACCTGTACTTGAGTAACCCCAAGTGTCCCTCGGT is from Candidatus Omnitrophota bacterium and encodes:
- a CDS encoding cobalamin-dependent protein (Presence of a B(12) (cobalamin)-binding domain implies dependence on cobalamin itself, in one of its several forms, or in some unusual lineages, dependence on a cobalamin-like analog.); the encoded protein is MKYKHALFLYPYIENSTGMCLFPPTGLEYVATSAKGHVGKVTIVDLRYDKMLCDTEKLMDFIRKDIDIICVSVSWNRQVDEVYGLLNLMPDEIPLVVGGYKATEDVEEIFKRCPKVNIIVRGEGEETIKEIAKDEPLEKILGISYRAGGRVIHNKNRPLPDINTITPPDRSLRQYEYSIMSNGMKVTSVTIDTILSSRGCPFSCKFCTFNLNPLGQKRDYASRSAESVVKEIESISAGIILFSDDNFFTEPKRSEEICDLIIARKIKKRFVAQTRIDLAEYPELLEKAVKAGFKMLL